One region of Trachemys scripta elegans isolate TJP31775 chromosome 8, CAS_Tse_1.0, whole genome shotgun sequence genomic DNA includes:
- the LOC117881579 gene encoding E-selectin-like has translation MIGLWFLSVLTYRLMVLEEGNCWTYHYSEKNMTYKLAEKWCRKHYTNMVAIQNKKEIAHLNTFLPFNPTYYWIGIRKIDNEWTWVGTRKRLTEEAKNWAQGEPNNRKNDEDCVEIYIKRDRDAGKWNDERCSKQKVALCYAASCNQSSCSGHGECLETINNHTCLCDAGFYGPECQHVVTCNQLKEPDQGTLECSHPLQTYSYNSSCEVQCAEGYESTGFEPVWCTSSGNWSAPTPACTVVQCDGLKAPAHGSLTCSPAFGNLLWNSTCEFACEEGFVLKGSDRLQCGASGKWDGEQPECESTSMDGLKAVAHGARTCSLASGNFLWNSTCEFACEEEFVLKYGASGKWDGQQPECEAVMYEAVNGPENSFVECTARHPEFTYNSACEFHCEEGYRLSGSPTFQCTAQGEWSEPFPKCEA, from the exons ATGATTGGCCTGTGGTTCCTCTCTGTTCTCACTTACA GACTTATGGTGCTTGAGGAGGGCAATTGCTGGACATACcactattcagaaaaaaatatgacCTATAAGCTTGCGGAGAAATGGTGTAGGAAACACTATACAAATATGGTTGCCATTCAGAATAAGAAGGAAATTGCCCATCTGAATACATTTTTACCCTTCAATCCAACTTATTACTGGATTGGAATCAGAAAGATTGATAATGAGTGGACCTGGGTTGGAACAAGAAAACGGCTGACTGAAGAGGCTAAAAACTGGGCTCAGGGTGAACCAAACAACAGAAAGAATGACGAGGACTGTGTGGAAATCTACATCAAAAGAGACAGGGATGCAGGCAAATGGAATGATGAAAGATGCAGCAAACAGAAGGTTGCCTTGTGCTACGCAG CTTCCTGTAACCAGTCTTCCTGCAGTGGCCATGGTGAATGCCTGGAGACCATTAACAATCATACCTGCCTCTGTGATGCTGGATTCTATGGGCCTGAATGCCAGCATG TTGTGACTTGCAACCAATTAAAAGAACCCGATCAAGGGACACTGGAGTGCAGCCATCCACTGCAGACCTACAGCTACAACTCATCCTGTGAGGTTCAGTGTGCAGAAGGCTATGAATCAACTGGGTTTGAACCAGTCTGGTGTACCTCTTCCGGAAACTGGTCTGCACCCACTCCAGCATGTACAG TTGTGCAGTGTGATGGCTTAAAGGCTCCAGCTCATGGCTCCCTGACATGCTCTCCGGCTTTTGGGAACTTGCTGTGGAATTCAACCTGTGAGTTTGCCTGTGAAGAAGGGTTTGTATTGAAGGGATCAGACAGGCTGCAGTGTGGCGCTTCTGGAAAGTGGGATGGAGAACAGCCGGAATGCGAAAGTACCT CTATGGATGGCTTAAAGGCTGTGGCTCATGGCGCCCGGACGTGCTCTCTGGCCTCTGGGAACTTTCTGTGGAATTCAACCTGTGAGTTTGCCTGTGAAGAAGAGTTTGTGTTGAAGTACGGCGCTTCTGGAAAGTGGGATGGACAGCAGCCGGAATGCGAAG CTGTGATGTATGAAGCAGTGAACGGGCCTGAAAACAGCTTTGTGGAGTGTACCGCCCGTCATCCAGAATTCACCTACAACTCGGCCTGTGAGTTCCATTGTGAGGAGGGCTACCGATTAAGTGGATCACCCACATTTCAGTGTACAGCTCAGGGAGAATGGTCAGAGCCCTTCCCAAAGTGTGAAG CTTGA